A region of Clostridia bacterium DNA encodes the following proteins:
- a CDS encoding methyl-accepting chemotaxis protein, whose protein sequence is MEQKSFLCKNEQEANVITTNILLWATLAFPALIILGIVGVFNFDMQRLYIFSTIGAIGAVLPFVLRKLSVNDTILKYSSIVISTLIIGILNTNHQIGINMLYIFPITLSCLYFDRKLTWTAFIVGYANLILTLYLRFSFSGEYATAGELNAAYISNLSAYTIEYISLSLIFTMLTRRTRNLLEGMMDSEEQASILSKLKDVMLKSSNASNVLADSVSQLSSTMEDTAKANDLIANNASQAADGCEKNLKYIENTTVKVESISTILQEISLQSQEMYEISESTDAAAEESEKVITQAIENMKDIETSTYQSKVLINRLGDRSVQVGKIIEMITSIAGQTNLLALNAAIESARAGEQGKGFAVVAEEIRKLAEQSAGAAKEISNLIKHIQADTNDAVNAMDQGSETIKTGIDMVRSAGKSFEKLRELQEKTNTKVHEISSSSIKTSEYGQQMVEIVENIKALTMKSQEEVESIASSTQHQSAAMEEIAASFEVIDEIARDLLNLSKSIENDNLKL, encoded by the coding sequence ATGGAACAAAAATCTTTTCTGTGTAAAAATGAGCAGGAAGCCAATGTAATAACCACAAATATATTACTATGGGCTACATTAGCTTTCCCCGCTCTGATAATTTTAGGAATAGTCGGTGTATTCAACTTTGACATGCAGAGATTATACATATTCAGCACAATAGGTGCAATAGGTGCAGTACTCCCCTTTGTTTTAAGGAAGCTATCGGTAAACGATACGATACTGAAATACAGTTCCATAGTTATAAGTACATTAATAATCGGAATACTGAATACAAATCATCAGATAGGAATCAATATGCTTTATATATTCCCTATTACCCTAAGTTGTCTTTATTTTGACAGAAAATTGACATGGACAGCTTTTATAGTGGGATATGCCAATCTGATATTAACACTGTACTTAAGGTTTTCTTTCAGCGGGGAATACGCTACTGCCGGAGAACTTAATGCTGCTTACATTTCCAACCTCAGTGCATACACTATTGAATATATCTCGCTGTCTCTAATATTTACAATGCTGACAAGGAGGACAAGAAATCTTCTGGAGGGTATGATGGATTCTGAGGAGCAGGCTTCCATTCTGAGTAAGTTAAAGGATGTCATGCTTAAGTCCTCAAATGCTTCAAATGTTCTGGCAGATTCGGTAAGCCAGCTTTCATCCACTATGGAGGATACTGCTAAAGCCAATGATCTGATTGCCAATAACGCAAGTCAGGCAGCAGATGGATGCGAAAAAAATCTGAAATACATAGAAAATACTACCGTGAAAGTAGAGAGCATCTCTACTATATTACAGGAAATCTCTTTACAGTCACAGGAAATGTATGAGATATCTGAAAGTACTGATGCTGCCGCTGAAGAAAGTGAAAAGGTTATTACACAAGCTATAGAAAATATGAAGGATATAGAAACTTCCACTTATCAGAGCAAAGTATTGATAAACAGGCTTGGAGACCGCTCCGTACAGGTTGGCAAGATAATTGAAATGATTACCTCAATTGCCGGCCAGACAAATCTCCTTGCACTAAATGCCGCTATTGAATCCGCAAGGGCCGGTGAGCAGGGAAAAGGCTTCGCAGTGGTTGCCGAAGAGATCAGGAAACTTGCAGAACAGTCAGCAGGAGCTGCAAAAGAGATATCAAATCTGATAAAACATATACAGGCTGATACAAATGATGCCGTAAATGCGATGGATCAAGGCTCTGAAACAATAAAAACAGGTATTGATATGGTGCGTTCAGCCGGAAAATCCTTTGAAAAACTCAGAGAATTACAGGAGAAAACAAACACTAAAGTACATGAAATATCAAGCTCAAGTATTAAAACATCCGAATACGGCCAGCAGATGGTTGAAATAGTAGAGAATATCAAAGCACTCACCATGAAGTCACAGGAAGAAGTAGAATCCATAGCATCCTCTACACAACACCAATCAGCAGCAATGGAAGAGATAGCTGCATCCTTTGAAGTAATAGATGAAATAGCCCGCGACTTACTAAACTTAAGCAAAAGTATAGAAAATGACAACCTAAAATTATAA
- a CDS encoding class 1 isoprenoid biosynthesis enzyme, which produces MRAFIQEDSIAGGIFPVQDFAGEFRNKYIKLWWETSTDMPVAGEEKAKALKSVKEKQTDIFIRNMAQKLKALPAPGLEQVSWREGFKKSTRKFARETLGFSEEYLDIVFGEGFIKSTSSFVKQARNFAPEMKLEDIFQAIRNVWIMNSLQAFTGLDIGYSNPIFAYSMLYPYTDNYLDSTDIEYVEKAEISSRFRRCLAGDTVAPSSKYEKDIFTLVQMIEEEYPREKYPHIYESLLGIHDAQQNSLQQQCRRSSPYERDILGISFQKGGMSVLTDAFLVGGRLTVEEADFAFGFGIILQLADDLQDVNTDAENGHMTIFSQIAGKWPLDAITNRLMNFISKVMDSSGCLESSVSLNMKSLIKYNCNFLIHQAIAKNRKLFTAEYINEISKYSIYSYKYLRKLYDKLRKEYVFFEKGRRGSSLDDTVHTIIDNL; this is translated from the coding sequence ATGAGAGCATTTATCCAAGAGGATTCTATTGCAGGTGGTATATTTCCGGTACAGGATTTTGCCGGAGAATTTAGAAACAAGTATATAAAGCTTTGGTGGGAAACGTCTACAGATATGCCGGTTGCCGGAGAAGAAAAAGCAAAAGCTCTGAAAAGTGTAAAAGAAAAACAGACAGATATTTTTATAAGGAATATGGCACAAAAACTTAAGGCTTTGCCTGCGCCAGGTTTGGAACAGGTTTCCTGGAGAGAGGGATTCAAAAAAAGTACCCGGAAATTTGCAAGAGAAACCCTTGGATTCAGTGAGGAATATCTGGATATAGTTTTCGGTGAAGGTTTCATCAAGTCTACCAGTTCATTTGTGAAGCAAGCAAGGAATTTTGCCCCTGAAATGAAGCTTGAAGATATATTTCAAGCAATAAGAAATGTGTGGATAATGAATAGTTTACAGGCATTTACAGGTCTGGACATAGGGTACTCAAATCCGATTTTCGCTTATAGTATGCTTTACCCGTATACTGACAATTATTTGGATTCAACTGATATAGAATATGTGGAAAAGGCTGAAATCAGCAGTCGTTTCAGAAGGTGTCTCGCAGGAGATACAGTAGCACCGTCAAGCAAATATGAGAAGGATATTTTTACTTTGGTTCAGATGATCGAAGAAGAATATCCTAGGGAAAAATACCCTCACATATATGAAAGCCTTCTGGGAATACATGATGCCCAGCAAAACAGTCTGCAGCAGCAATGCAGAAGATCGTCGCCGTATGAAAGGGATATACTGGGAATTAGTTTTCAAAAAGGTGGAATGTCGGTATTGACTGATGCTTTTTTAGTCGGGGGTCGTTTGACAGTAGAAGAAGCAGATTTTGCGTTTGGTTTCGGAATTATTTTGCAGCTTGCAGATGATTTGCAGGATGTAAATACAGACGCTGAAAACGGACATATGACCATTTTTTCGCAAATAGCAGGAAAATGGCCTTTGGACGCTATAACAAACAGACTGATGAACTTTATATCAAAAGTGATGGACTCAAGCGGATGTTTAGAGTCTTCTGTTTCCTTAAACATGAAGAGTCTGATAAAATACAATTGTAATTTCTTAATACATCAGGCGATAGCGAAAAATAGAAAGCTGTTTACTGCTGAATATATAAATGAAATCAGCAAGTATTCCATTTACAGCTATAAATATTTAAGAAAGCTGTACGACAAACTGAGGAAGGAATATGTTTTCTTTGAAAAAGGCAGGAGGGGGTCATCATTAGATGATACTGTCCATACTATAATTGATAACTTATAG
- a CDS encoding Ig-like domain-containing protein, translating to MKETKKLIAVLVTLVLVLTCMFSATVVFAEDEDQTEEASQDTAAQEESADVVDSLGGYKGLVAHWKFDGDLKDSSQFANDGVAVGGKNGVTFVDAVLGKGVKLDGKSYIKVKDSNSLDIRDAFTFSFWVYKDDMRKKETMEGGVPYIIKYNEEGYDYPYGVYEWWTMTPGITFCDSDGAEDIHAEKQVDINKWTLVTATYDGETMAIYHNKEMVKSELKSTSLIKSSQPLYIGFGHFMTVDNYFKGVMDDMRIYNKALSYTEVEDLYDDAVADGSGKNLVIRPNKLVAYYKFENNLKDLSGCGNDGFAVKANNFKYVDGIAGKAVRFNGASYIEVKDSDSLDLDRGFTFGMWVYKEKSKNNQPIFAKYGESHNKKETSYKLTDWANNGGHRLELADIDKDVNYTDYTIDNEKYVDGRWYYYTATYNGKAEDDDTADGDANTIKIYIDGKLIKTEEFDGDISNSSGPLWIGGTTDSIYFKGIMDEFRIYNYALTPTQVKELYSMRDGLEVLSGTKAVTSLTMKAKQEVQLKINSLTHLFTVPAEKLGVGKDDIKRLDVSSKAVYKSSNTKVVSVSSTGKLTAAGKGNATVTVTYGSRSQNITIVVK from the coding sequence ATGAAAGAAACAAAAAAGCTTATTGCAGTCTTAGTAACATTGGTACTTGTACTCACATGCATGTTTTCTGCAACAGTAGTGTTTGCCGAAGATGAAGATCAGACGGAAGAAGCGTCACAGGATACAGCAGCACAGGAGGAAAGCGCAGACGTGGTCGATTCTCTTGGCGGATACAAGGGATTGGTGGCACACTGGAAGTTTGATGGGGATTTGAAGGATTCTTCCCAGTTTGCAAATGATGGAGTAGCCGTAGGAGGAAAAAACGGCGTTACTTTTGTCGATGCTGTATTAGGTAAGGGAGTAAAGCTTGACGGTAAGAGCTATATTAAGGTAAAAGACAGTAATTCACTTGACATAAGAGATGCATTTACCTTCTCTTTCTGGGTTTACAAGGATGATATGAGGAAAAAGGAAACAATGGAAGGCGGAGTACCATACATCATTAAGTATAATGAAGAAGGTTATGATTATCCGTATGGTGTATACGAATGGTGGACAATGACACCCGGGATAACCTTCTGTGATTCAGACGGTGCAGAGGATATTCATGCTGAAAAACAGGTTGATATCAATAAATGGACACTGGTAACTGCAACATATGACGGAGAAACAATGGCTATATACCACAACAAGGAAATGGTGAAGAGTGAACTGAAGAGCACATCTCTTATAAAATCCTCACAGCCGTTGTATATCGGGTTTGGACACTTTATGACAGTAGATAATTACTTTAAGGGTGTTATGGATGACATGAGAATTTACAACAAGGCTCTGAGCTATACTGAAGTTGAGGATCTTTATGATGATGCTGTAGCCGATGGATCCGGCAAAAATCTGGTTATCAGGCCAAACAAGCTTGTAGCATACTACAAGTTTGAAAACAACCTTAAAGACTTGTCTGGGTGTGGCAATGACGGCTTTGCAGTAAAAGCAAACAACTTCAAGTATGTAGATGGTATTGCAGGAAAAGCAGTAAGATTCAATGGTGCGAGCTATATTGAAGTCAAGGACAGTGATTCATTAGACCTGGATAGAGGATTCACTTTCGGAATGTGGGTTTATAAGGAAAAGAGCAAGAATAACCAGCCTATCTTTGCTAAATATGGGGAAAGCCACAATAAAAAGGAGACTTCCTACAAGCTGACTGACTGGGCAAACAATGGTGGGCACAGACTGGAACTGGCTGATATAGATAAGGATGTAAACTATACAGACTACACAATTGATAATGAAAAATATGTTGACGGAAGATGGTATTATTATACGGCTACTTATAACGGAAAGGCAGAAGATGATGATACTGCAGACGGCGATGCAAACACAATAAAGATATACATAGACGGAAAACTCATAAAAACTGAAGAGTTTGACGGCGATATATCTAATTCCAGCGGTCCGTTATGGATAGGTGGAACGACCGACAGCATTTACTTCAAAGGTATCATGGATGAGTTCAGAATTTACAACTATGCGTTGACACCGACCCAGGTAAAAGAATTATACTCTATGAGAGACGGGCTTGAAGTATTATCGGGTACTAAGGCAGTTACATCATTGACAATGAAGGCAAAGCAGGAAGTACAGCTGAAGATAAATTCCCTCACACATCTGTTTACTGTTCCAGCTGAAAAGCTGGGTGTGGGCAAAGATGATATAAAGCGTTTGGATGTGTCAAGCAAGGCGGTTTACAAATCCAGCAATACAAAGGTGGTATCTGTTTCATCAACAGGTAAGCTTACAGCAGCAGGTAAAGGAAATGCGACTGTCACAGTTACTTACGGCAGCCGTTCCCAAAATATTACAATTGTTGTAAAATAA
- a CDS encoding extracellular solute-binding protein, with the protein MNNYVIKKHTWLFLLAFLFIPSIMPSCAFPFSKSDKTGHVSLNMWHHYLGEQKIVFDKYIEEFNKTVGLEKNIAIKAYSMDNSGDIHNKIIQSANGEPGAPDMPDMATVYPGTAYTLYGMGKVVSVEKYMDTSKTAKYVDSFLEEGRLTSDSGIIIFPIAKSTELLYVNNTVYMKFLQEHNEKNPPNRLDESMLNTFEGILKTAEAYYDWTDAKTPDTANDGTALFGFDAASNFAVVGCRQLSNDFFSTNGRSGTINLGSPAFSKLWDYYHIPMARGYFGAYSYYRSEDVQTGDLVMFAGSTAGAKFFPKTITYKDNTKLDIDLKVLPYPVFENGRKTSVQQGAGVAIMKSTQEKEKASAIFLEWFTDPRRNTEFVLKTGYLPVTKEAIDSILPEELEKLKNYPEYTNVLKVIKQALEMMKTYELYTYKPFENSDEMRFAFEDKFLSAAKASRSDFLKDYEATKNLDTAFKNIARKDKYERFIGEVRNEILKTD; encoded by the coding sequence ATGAATAATTATGTTATAAAAAAGCATACATGGCTATTTCTTTTAGCTTTTTTGTTCATACCTTCAATTATGCCCTCCTGTGCTTTCCCATTCTCTAAGTCTGACAAGACCGGACATGTCTCACTTAACATGTGGCATCACTATCTTGGAGAGCAAAAGATTGTATTTGACAAGTATATTGAAGAATTCAACAAAACTGTCGGTCTGGAAAAAAATATCGCAATAAAAGCTTACAGTATGGATAATTCCGGGGATATACACAACAAAATCATACAATCTGCAAACGGTGAGCCGGGTGCTCCTGACATGCCCGATATGGCAACAGTTTATCCCGGTACGGCTTATACCCTGTATGGTATGGGTAAGGTTGTATCTGTAGAAAAATATATGGATACAAGTAAAACCGCAAAATATGTGGACAGCTTCCTGGAAGAGGGCAGATTGACCAGCGACAGCGGTATTATCATTTTCCCGATCGCTAAATCTACCGAACTTTTATATGTTAATAACACTGTATATATGAAATTCCTACAGGAGCATAATGAAAAAAATCCCCCTAACCGTCTGGATGAAAGTATGCTCAATACATTTGAGGGTATACTGAAAACAGCAGAGGCATATTATGACTGGACAGATGCCAAAACTCCTGATACTGCCAATGATGGCACTGCCCTATTCGGATTTGACGCAGCAAGCAATTTTGCAGTTGTCGGATGCCGGCAGCTGAGCAATGACTTTTTCAGCACTAACGGGAGATCCGGTACAATAAACCTTGGAAGTCCCGCATTTAGCAAGCTATGGGATTATTACCATATCCCAATGGCAAGAGGATATTTCGGTGCATACAGCTATTACCGTTCAGAAGATGTGCAGACAGGCGATCTCGTAATGTTTGCAGGTTCGACTGCAGGTGCAAAGTTTTTCCCTAAAACTATAACTTACAAAGATAATACAAAACTGGATATAGATCTAAAAGTATTGCCATACCCGGTTTTTGAGAATGGTAGAAAAACTTCAGTCCAACAGGGTGCCGGGGTAGCAATAATGAAATCGACACAGGAAAAAGAGAAAGCTTCTGCCATATTTTTAGAGTGGTTTACAGATCCGCGCCGCAATACTGAATTTGTATTGAAAACAGGCTATCTTCCGGTTACAAAGGAAGCAATAGACAGTATTTTACCGGAAGAGTTAGAAAAACTAAAAAATTATCCTGAGTATACAAATGTCTTAAAAGTAATAAAGCAGGCACTTGAAATGATGAAAACTTATGAGTTGTACACATATAAGCCTTTTGAAAACAGTGACGAAATGAGGTTTGCTTTTGAAGATAAGTTCCTTTCTGCAGCAAAAGCCAGCCGTTCAGACTTCCTAAAAGATTATGAAGCAACAAAAAATCTCGATACCGCTTTCAAAAATATAGCAAGAAAAGATAAATATGAACGTTTTATCGGTGAGGTACGAAATGAAATACTTAAAACCGATTGA
- a CDS encoding helix-turn-helix transcriptional regulator codes for MKYLKPIEQKLHLDKMSLKNRLWVLQILLVFLLLSGIYFVLSTTGIIASFNDNSYMLVKKQLDISAKELSQRYSSISANTIELAGKLNKSIEKSLSEHGLSISDLKSHPYLLETLLGNEVEKAVFTMQKTCVSGVFVFFDATVNPTLSHALDSKAGFYIVDMDPDVMPYSSDALFLHYGPPAVARENDFYLHTEWELEYDAGIQREKNSTSFYNIPFAAAFRSKGTRLQDLGYWSPFFKTTENSEPAMTFSVPLIDKNGVPYGVCGLQISKTFFEKLLSQPLLPSFKHKVLLFSLSDSDRINMKNAVLIEENPGWLQGSKHDYLLSSYTKNNKNGFKRYYFDSSNQKNILGLDTKVSLYPSKSVFKDEYWVLAVLLPQEDVKGNSQLFLLFAAFLILFILGILISYFTSRYYVKPIVNTLNKIKEYGLPSKKTNIPEIDDFIEFLKKYPYESGHNIKTSVKMNCDNNPIIAPETSFELDNTQFEEFTQRLSTLSKAEREVFDLYIKGHTAKEISQILFISINTVKTHNKRIYAKMNVSSRIELLTYCYKLMGENPQQDNQRYSITDKG; via the coding sequence ATGAAATACTTAAAACCGATTGAACAAAAATTACATTTGGATAAAATGTCACTGAAAAACAGATTGTGGGTTTTACAGATACTGCTGGTTTTTTTATTACTCTCCGGCATTTATTTTGTTTTAAGTACAACAGGCATCATTGCTTCCTTCAATGACAATTCTTATATGCTGGTAAAAAAGCAGCTTGATATTTCCGCAAAGGAATTATCTCAGAGATACTCCTCTATCTCTGCAAATACAATTGAACTTGCCGGGAAACTTAATAAAAGTATTGAAAAAAGCCTCTCAGAACACGGACTCTCCATATCAGATTTGAAATCACACCCCTATCTTCTTGAAACTCTGCTGGGAAACGAAGTTGAGAAGGCAGTATTCACCATGCAGAAAACATGTGTCAGTGGTGTATTTGTATTTTTTGATGCAACCGTAAACCCTACCCTAAGCCATGCCCTGGATAGCAAAGCGGGTTTTTATATAGTTGATATGGATCCGGATGTCATGCCCTACAGTTCTGATGCGTTATTCCTTCATTACGGACCACCGGCTGTCGCCCGCGAAAATGACTTTTATTTGCACACAGAGTGGGAGCTTGAGTATGATGCAGGAATACAACGAGAGAAAAACTCAACCAGCTTTTATAATATACCTTTTGCAGCAGCATTCAGGAGTAAAGGAACAAGGTTGCAGGATTTGGGGTATTGGAGTCCCTTCTTCAAAACTACTGAAAACAGTGAACCGGCAATGACATTTTCAGTGCCATTGATTGATAAAAACGGCGTACCCTACGGTGTTTGCGGACTTCAAATCTCAAAAACATTTTTTGAAAAGCTTTTATCCCAACCGCTTCTTCCTTCATTCAAGCATAAAGTATTACTTTTTTCACTGTCGGATTCAGACAGGATAAATATGAAAAACGCAGTTCTTATTGAAGAAAATCCAGGATGGCTGCAGGGAAGCAAGCATGATTATTTACTGTCTTCTTATACTAAAAATAACAAAAACGGGTTTAAGCGTTATTATTTTGATTCATCAAACCAAAAAAACATACTAGGGCTGGATACAAAAGTCAGTCTGTATCCTTCAAAATCAGTATTCAAGGACGAATACTGGGTGTTAGCAGTCCTATTGCCGCAGGAAGATGTAAAAGGGAACAGTCAGTTGTTTTTGTTGTTTGCAGCATTTTTAATCCTGTTTATATTGGGAATCTTAATATCATACTTTACCAGCAGATATTATGTCAAACCGATAGTAAATACACTCAATAAAATTAAGGAATACGGTCTGCCGTCAAAGAAAACAAATATCCCGGAAATCGATGACTTCATAGAATTTTTAAAGAAATATCCATATGAATCCGGTCATAATATAAAGACTTCCGTGAAGATGAATTGTGACAACAACCCTATTATAGCCCCAGAAACTTCCTTCGAACTGGATAATACTCAGTTTGAAGAATTCACACAGCGCCTAAGCACTCTATCGAAGGCTGAGCGTGAGGTCTTTGACCTGTATATCAAAGGGCACACTGCAAAAGAAATAAGCCAGATATTATTCATCAGTATTAACACAGTAAAGACCCACAACAAAAGAATTTATGCTAAAATGAATGTCAGCTCACGTATTGAACTGCTCACATACTGCTATAAACTTATGGGTGAAAATCCGCAGCAAGATAATCAAAGATATTCAATAACTGATAAAGGGTGA
- a CDS encoding LTA synthase family protein, producing MKFYKDKIWYSTLLSILMKSIVFIGFTVDKTHYSFNLTAAFKKALPCIYYYVSFIVIFISFAFLFKNRARVWYLIIVNLLASVLILTDLLYYRGFDTMPSLHLLQQTANLDNLSDSIFSLLHWIDSIFFIDIIILIVFLLRKKELYKNAERAITASVVMLLVSIGVIAYIPVKVDVLKFKDPAIYYFRLYDPNITVRNLSPIGYHIFNAYAFWKDSQPYKMTSAEADEVSSWFEEKKEFISDNKYKGMFIGKNLIFIQLESFERFVLKQKIFGQEVTPNLNKMLEHSLYFPNTYEQVNQGQSSDGDLIANTSVYPLRQGSTFFSYPYTVYNSLPNLLKGIGYYTIALHPDKGSYWNWMPALDSMGFDKCVDSSGFVIDEKIGMGLSDGSFLKQVESILAKQKQPFYSFMVTLSSHAPFDLPEKYWELKLNEELDKSTLGGYFQSARYVDTQIGFFLDRLRQDNLLDNSVIVIYGDHCGVHKFYPKDVQKISNPEKWWLENNGQIPFIVYQNNFQGEEIKTIGGQIDILPTVAYLMGVDEEKYQYTSMGRNLLKTNRSFVVLKNRKFIYDPGSEQFKESAVKGLDLADIIIKSNYFKKYIKN from the coding sequence TTGAAATTCTACAAAGACAAAATATGGTATTCCACTTTGCTTTCTATACTGATGAAAAGTATAGTGTTTATTGGATTTACAGTTGATAAAACACATTACAGCTTTAATCTGACCGCTGCTTTTAAAAAAGCATTGCCCTGCATATACTATTACGTAAGCTTCATAGTTATCTTTATTTCCTTTGCTTTTCTGTTTAAAAACCGGGCACGGGTGTGGTATCTAATTATTGTTAATTTGCTGGCTTCAGTGCTTATCCTGACAGATCTGCTGTATTACAGGGGCTTTGACACCATGCCTTCTTTGCATTTGCTTCAGCAAACTGCAAATCTGGATAATCTCTCAGACAGTATATTTTCGCTATTACATTGGATCGATTCAATTTTCTTCATAGACATTATTATTTTGATAGTATTTTTGTTAAGAAAGAAAGAATTGTACAAAAATGCTGAAAGAGCCATAACTGCTTCAGTAGTAATGCTGCTAGTATCAATCGGAGTAATAGCATATATTCCCGTAAAGGTAGATGTACTTAAGTTTAAAGACCCTGCTATTTACTATTTCCGTTTGTATGATCCTAATATAACAGTCAGGAACCTTTCTCCGATAGGATATCACATTTTTAATGCATATGCGTTTTGGAAAGACAGTCAGCCATATAAAATGACCTCAGCAGAAGCTGATGAAGTATCCTCATGGTTTGAGGAAAAGAAAGAATTCATTTCTGATAACAAGTATAAGGGTATGTTTATAGGCAAAAACTTGATATTCATACAGCTTGAGTCCTTTGAGAGATTTGTTCTGAAACAAAAGATTTTTGGTCAGGAAGTAACTCCAAACCTTAATAAAATGCTTGAACACAGTCTGTATTTTCCAAATACATACGAACAGGTCAACCAGGGTCAGAGTTCGGATGGAGACTTGATTGCCAATACTTCAGTATATCCTTTAAGACAGGGGAGCACTTTTTTCAGTTATCCTTACACAGTATATAACTCTTTGCCAAACCTGCTTAAGGGTATCGGCTATTACACAATTGCCCTTCATCCTGACAAGGGCTCCTATTGGAACTGGATGCCGGCTTTGGATTCTATGGGCTTTGACAAGTGTGTAGATTCCTCGGGGTTTGTTATCGATGAGAAAATAGGTATGGGATTAAGTGACGGTTCATTCTTAAAACAAGTAGAATCCATACTGGCGAAGCAAAAACAGCCATTTTATTCCTTTATGGTTACACTGTCGAGTCATGCTCCGTTTGATCTGCCTGAAAAGTATTGGGAGCTTAAGCTGAATGAGGAACTCGACAAGTCTACTCTTGGAGGATATTTCCAAAGCGCGCGCTATGTAGATACACAAATCGGATTTTTTCTGGACAGGTTGCGGCAGGATAATCTCCTGGATAACTCAGTCATCGTAATATACGGCGATCACTGCGGTGTCCATAAATTTTATCCCAAAGATGTTCAGAAAATCAGTAATCCTGAGAAATGGTGGCTTGAAAATAATGGACAAATTCCTTTCATTGTTTATCAAAACAATTTCCAGGGTGAAGAGATAAAAACTATTGGAGGCCAAATAGACATCCTCCCTACTGTTGCATACTTAATGGGAGTTGATGAAGAGAAATATCAATACACATCAATGGGTAGAAACCTGCTGAAAACAAACAGGAGCTTCGTTGTGTTGAAGAATAGAAAATTCATATATGATCCGGGTAGTGAACAGTTCAAGGAGTCTGCCGTTAAAGGCCTGGATCTGGCTGACATAATCATTAAGAGCAATTATTTCAAAAAATATATAAAGAATTAG